In the genome of Xenopus laevis strain J_2021 chromosome 1S, Xenopus_laevis_v10.1, whole genome shotgun sequence, one region contains:
- the adra1d.S gene encoding alpha-1D adrenergic receptor, giving the protein MTFTDLTNNSLGNHTGHRIKGDNETEDYTNETSLSLALDLPALSVGVFLAVFIIFAIEGNIMVILSVACNRQLQTVTNYFIVNLAIADLLLSTTVLPFSATLEVLGFWAFGRIFCDIWAAVDVLCCTASIMSLCVISIDRYVGVKYSLKYPTIMTEKKAVVILILLWLSSMVISIGPLLGWKEPPPPDDSKCSITEEPGYALFSSLFSFYLPLLVILVMYFRVYIVARRTTKSLEAGVKKERNKSMEVVLRIHCRSVLEESCSSTRNNKGHTFRSSLSVRLLKFSREKKAAKTLAIVVGVFILCWLPFFFILPLGKSLYTSPPTH; this is encoded by the coding sequence ATGACTTTTACAGACCTGACCAATAACAGTTTGGGGAACCACACTGGACACCGCATTAAGGGGGACAATGAGACTGAGGACTATACCAATGAGACCTCCCTAAGCTTGGCCTTGGACCTTCCAGCACTGAGTGTCGGGGTCTTCCTCGCGGTCTTCATAATCTTTGCCATTGAGGGCAACATCATGGTCATCTTGTCTGTGGCTTGCAACAGGCAGTTGCAGACAGTCACCAACTACTTTATCGTCAACCTGGCCATCGCCGATCTCCTGCTGAGCACCACGGTGCTGCCTTTCTCTGCCACCCTGGAGGTGCTGGGCTTCTGGGCTTTTGGAAGGATCTTCTGCGACATTTGGGCAGCGGTTGACGTCCTGTGTTGCACTGCTTCTATCATGAGCCTCTGCGTCATTTCTATAGACAGGTACGTTGGGGTAAAATACTCATTGAAGTACCCCACCATCATGACCGAGAAGAAAGCGGTGGTCATCCTTATCCTGCTTTGGTTGTCCTCTATGGTCATCTCTATTGGACCTCTCCTGGGTTGGAAGGAGCCTCCACCTCCAGATGACAGTAAGTGTAGCATCACCGAGGAGCCAGGATACGCtctcttttcttctctcttctcctTCTATCTGCCCCTCTTGGTCATCCTGGTCATGTACTTTAGAGTCTACATTGTGGCCAGAAGGACAACCAAGAGCCTGGAGGCTGGGGTGAAGAAGGAGAGGAACAAGTCCATGGAGGTGGTGCTCAGGATCCACTGCAGAAGTGTTCTAGAGGAGTCCTGCTCCAGTACCAGGAACAACAAGGGACATACCTTCAGGAGCTCCCTCTCAGTCAGACTCCTCAAATTCTCCAGGGAGAAGAAAGCTGCCAAGACCTTGGCCATCGTAGTTGGGGTGTTCATCCTCTGCTGGCTCCCCTTCTTCTTTATACTACCACTGGGTAAGTCTCTTTATACATCCCCTCCGACTCACTGA